From the Roseibium salinum genome, one window contains:
- a CDS encoding AMP-binding protein: MEFLTDMAAKRAELTPEAVAFTDHDTGRSFTFCEVNSRASRLGNLLLDRGLGKGDRAAVLCLNHPDFFVLLFAAQKTGIQLVPLNWRQPVAELAPILEASGARVLFHDGDCAETAGDLVSDTGIRLLPLGATRDAGSALDALLRNASPAAIGCGRIRADAPWYLLFTSGTTGLPKAVIQTAGMAYANMINYSQATGLTVGEKGVNFLPLFHTAGINLPTLPIFLNGGSSTVLRKFDADRILDLIDAGEVTNFFGVPAIYQALALSPRIGKTDFSGVRSLGCGGAPVPRHLLNDFRKRGVTICNGMGMTETGPTVFLMDKAHAAEKIGSVGKPQILTDVRLADGDSGIVEGPGEGEVQFRGPNVTPGYMDNPEATAAAFTVDGWLKSGDVARRDEDGYYYIVDRIKDMYISGGENVYPAEVEKVLVGHPAVLEAVVIGVPDEKWGEVGAAFLIVRPGEELDTDSLSGWCRQQLAPYKIPKSFSVVADLPRTAAGKVRKNVVKDAFLTETTPEDARV; the protein is encoded by the coding sequence ATGGAGTTTTTGACAGACATGGCGGCCAAACGGGCCGAACTGACGCCGGAGGCGGTCGCCTTTACCGATCACGACACCGGCCGCAGCTTCACGTTCTGCGAGGTCAACAGCCGCGCCAGCCGGCTCGGCAACCTGCTGCTGGACCGGGGACTTGGAAAGGGCGACCGGGCGGCGGTTCTTTGCCTGAACCATCCCGATTTCTTCGTTCTGCTGTTTGCGGCTCAGAAGACCGGGATCCAACTGGTGCCGCTCAATTGGCGCCAGCCAGTGGCGGAGTTGGCGCCCATCCTGGAAGCTTCCGGAGCAAGGGTCCTGTTTCACGACGGCGACTGCGCCGAAACGGCCGGGGACCTGGTCTCCGACACCGGCATCCGCCTGCTGCCGCTCGGCGCCACGCGGGACGCCGGCAGTGCGCTGGACGCCCTGCTCAGGAACGCAAGCCCGGCCGCAATCGGCTGCGGCCGGATCAGGGCCGATGCGCCCTGGTATCTGCTGTTTACCTCCGGCACCACAGGCCTGCCCAAGGCGGTCATTCAGACCGCGGGCATGGCCTATGCCAACATGATCAATTACAGTCAGGCGACCGGTCTCACGGTCGGCGAAAAGGGCGTCAACTTCCTGCCGCTGTTCCACACGGCAGGCATCAATCTGCCGACGCTGCCGATCTTCCTGAACGGAGGCTCTTCGACGGTCCTGCGCAAGTTCGATGCGGACAGGATTCTGGATCTGATCGATGCGGGCGAGGTAACGAATTTCTTTGGCGTGCCGGCGATCTATCAGGCGCTGGCGCTTTCACCCAGGATTGGCAAGACGGATTTTTCAGGCGTCCGCTCGCTGGGATGCGGCGGCGCGCCGGTTCCCCGGCACCTTCTCAACGATTTCCGCAAACGCGGCGTCACCATCTGCAACGGCATGGGCATGACGGAGACGGGGCCGACCGTGTTCCTGATGGACAAGGCGCACGCGGCGGAAAAAATCGGCTCGGTCGGCAAGCCGCAGATCCTGACCGACGTCCGGCTCGCCGACGGTGACAGCGGGATCGTGGAAGGGCCGGGCGAGGGGGAAGTCCAGTTCCGCGGTCCGAATGTCACGCCCGGCTATATGGACAATCCGGAAGCGACAGCGGCCGCGTTCACGGTGGACGGCTGGCTGAAATCCGGGGATGTCGCCCGGCGCGACGAGGACGGTTATTACTACATCGTCGACCGGATCAAGGACATGTACATCTCCGGCGGCGAGAATGTTTACCCTGCGGAAGTCGAGAAGGTCTTGGTCGGCCATCCGGCGGTCCTGGAGGCCGTGGTCATCGGCGTTCCGGACGAAAAATGGGGCGAAGTCGGTGCGGCCTTCCTGATCGTCCGGCCCGGCGAAGAGCTGGACACGGACAGCCTGTCCGGCTGGTGCCGCCAGCAGCTCGCTCCCTACAAGATCCCGAAGAGCTTTTCCGTCGTGGCGGATCTTCCCCGCACGGCCGCAGGGAAAGTGCGCAAGAACGTCGTGAAGGACGCCTTTCTGACCGAAACGACACCGGAGGATGCCCGAGTATGA
- a CDS encoding MaoC/PaaZ C-terminal domain-containing protein, translating to MSLTADAPLRASFTWIPRQADFDAFARLSGDDNPIHVDPDFSARTRFGRTVSHGMLLYTRVHAHLQELYPGRAHKLQTLMFPNPAYADEELTFFFSGDPDRPDQIVIEVRRSADGAVALSGTCDLGEDR from the coding sequence ATGAGCCTCACCGCAGATGCGCCGCTACGCGCCTCTTTCACCTGGATTCCGAGGCAGGCCGATTTCGACGCCTTCGCCAGGCTGTCCGGGGACGACAACCCCATCCATGTCGATCCGGACTTTTCCGCCCGCACGCGTTTCGGCCGCACGGTGTCGCACGGCATGCTGCTTTACACCCGCGTCCATGCGCATCTTCAGGAGCTTTATCCCGGCAGGGCACACAAGCTGCAGACCCTGATGTTCCCCAATCCCGCCTATGCGGATGAGGAGCTGACATTTTTCTTCAGCGGTGATCCGGACAGGCCCGATCAGATCGTGATCGAGGTCAGGCGCAGCGCGGACGGCGCTGTCGCGCTGTCCGGAACCTGCGACCTTGGAGAAGACCGATGA
- a CDS encoding phosphate acetyltransferase, with amino-acid sequence MTLEPGQQARLSRTYSDQDMRDFALLSGDDTKVPETVPGPLIGGLFSYLLGVRLPGRGTNYLKQSLEFLAPAPVGEELTASVTITRLRPEKHLVDLETVCEAADGTRICQGRALVYVEDVGKE; translated from the coding sequence ATGACCCTCGAACCTGGACAGCAGGCACGACTGAGCCGGACCTATTCGGACCAGGACATGCGCGACTTCGCGCTTCTTTCAGGCGATGACACGAAGGTTCCTGAAACGGTTCCCGGCCCGCTGATCGGCGGCCTGTTTTCCTACCTGCTCGGCGTTAGGCTGCCCGGGCGCGGCACGAACTATCTCAAGCAGAGCCTGGAATTCCTGGCGCCGGCTCCCGTCGGCGAAGAACTGACGGCGTCCGTCACGATCACCCGCCTCAGGCCCGAAAAGCATCTGGTCGATCTCGAAACCGTCTGTGAGGCCGCAGACGGCACGCGCATCTGCCAGGGGCGGGCGCTGGTCTATGTCGAGGACGTCGGCAAGGAATAG
- a CDS encoding DUF427 domain-containing protein, translating to MATLESPALDEAIRNPDNPSHLMVVKDVPRRIRVYAGDKLLADSTNALRVIEFGKSLYDPVIYVPEADLTASFKTVDKTTHCPIKGDASYVALGGEEIGWVYKEPDAKTDRIAAHYAFWPGKTRLVEGD from the coding sequence ATGGCGACCCTGGAGAGCCCCGCATTGGACGAAGCGATCCGCAACCCCGATAACCCCTCCCATCTCATGGTGGTCAAGGACGTTCCCCGCCGCATCCGCGTCTACGCAGGCGACAAGCTGCTTGCCGACAGCACGAATGCGCTCCGCGTGATCGAGTTCGGCAAGTCGCTGTATGACCCGGTGATCTATGTTCCCGAAGCCGATCTGACCGCCTCCTTCAAGACGGTAGACAAGACCACCCATTGCCCGATCAAGGGCGATGCGAGCTATGTTGCCCTGGGCGGCGAGGAGATCGGCTGGGTGTACAAGGAACCAGACGCAAAGACCGACCGGATCGCCGCGCACTACGCGTTCTGGCCCGGCAAGACGCGTTTGGTGGAAGGCGATTAG
- a CDS encoding glycerate kinase type-2 family protein yields MGEQVTELLRRLFQRAVEVADPMKSLAASLPEKPAGRVVVVGAGKASARMAEAVEAVWGPCEGLVITRYGYARPCKGIEIVEAAHPVPDEIGHSATQRMLDLLEGLGEDDFVLALISGGASALLTAPAGDISLGEKQDINQKLLVSGAPIGQMNIVRKHLSRVKGGQLAAAAYPARMLALLLSDVPGDDPAEIGSGPTVGDASTPQDAKAILERWKIDVPASVSQVLAGRTGVLAPDDDRLSRVTNTIFAAPSQSLEAARLLAEENGCDVEILGDALEGEARDVAQEHAALALKRQEARSGSSRPLILMSGGN; encoded by the coding sequence ATGGGTGAGCAGGTAACGGAGTTGTTGAGGCGGTTGTTTCAAAGGGCCGTCGAGGTGGCAGATCCGATGAAGAGCCTCGCGGCCTCCCTGCCGGAAAAGCCGGCGGGACGGGTCGTCGTCGTCGGGGCCGGCAAGGCCTCGGCCCGGATGGCGGAAGCGGTCGAGGCGGTCTGGGGTCCGTGCGAAGGGCTGGTCATCACCCGCTACGGATACGCCCGGCCATGCAAGGGCATCGAGATAGTCGAGGCAGCCCATCCCGTGCCCGATGAAATCGGTCATTCCGCCACGCAGCGGATGCTCGATCTGCTGGAAGGTCTCGGCGAAGACGACTTTGTCCTGGCTCTGATTTCCGGGGGCGCGTCGGCCCTGCTGACGGCGCCAGCCGGCGACATCTCCTTGGGCGAAAAGCAGGATATCAACCAGAAACTGCTCGTTTCTGGGGCGCCCATCGGGCAGATGAATATCGTACGCAAACACCTGAGCCGGGTGAAGGGCGGCCAGCTTGCGGCAGCCGCTTATCCCGCACGCATGCTGGCGCTGCTTCTGTCCGACGTCCCCGGCGATGATCCAGCGGAGATCGGGTCGGGTCCAACGGTCGGCGATGCGAGCACGCCGCAAGACGCCAAAGCCATTCTGGAGCGCTGGAAGATCGACGTGCCGGCCTCGGTCAGTCAGGTTCTGGCGGGGCGGACCGGCGTTCTTGCGCCGGATGACGACAGGCTTTCCCGTGTCACCAACACGATCTTCGCGGCCCCGTCCCAGTCTCTCGAGGCGGCTCGGCTGCTGGCGGAAGAAAACGGATGCGATGTGGAAATCCTCGGTGATGCGCTGGAAGGGGAAGCGCGCGACGTTGCGCAGGAACACGCGGCCCTCGCCCTCAAGCGCCAAGAGGCCCGGTCCGGCAGCAGCCGTCCGCTGATCCTGATGTCCGGGGGGAACTGA
- a CDS encoding MOFRL family protein produces MALAFALKGAPGIHAIACDTDGVDGAAEVAGAVIGPQTLSKAEKAAVSVDRALDNNDAHGFFETLGDQVVTGPTLTNVNDFRAIWIC; encoded by the coding sequence CTGGCGCTTGCCTTCGCGCTGAAGGGCGCACCCGGCATCCACGCCATTGCCTGCGATACGGACGGCGTCGACGGCGCGGCCGAGGTTGCCGGCGCTGTCATCGGGCCGCAGACGCTGTCGAAGGCGGAAAAGGCAGCCGTTTCGGTCGACAGGGCGTTGGACAACAATGACGCCCATGGCTTCTTTGAGACCCTGGGCGATCAGGTCGTCACCGGGCCGACCTTGACCAATGTGAACGACTTCCGTGCGATATGGATTTGCTAG
- a CDS encoding GAK system CofD-like protein, whose protein sequence is MSEVTITRAVRMPDPFRIERFLSNPKLGPRLLFFSGGSALNGVAQRLKRYTHNSIHLVTPFDSGGSSQGLRVAFDMPAIGDLRSRLMALADETVLGHPDVFRLFTHRFAKSAPGTDLAGELDAMIAGTHPLVEAIEVPMRTLIQNQLDRFRAACPESFDLRGASIGNLILAGGYLHQNQQLEPIIFLVSKLVGVQGTVRAVTDDNLHLGAVLENGETVIGQHLLTGKEHPPLTSPIRDLFLNLGLRGRTPARSQIPERNRKLISSADLICYAPGSFHTSLVANLLADGAGRSIAARTVPKVYVPAMGADPEAGGMDLPHRVRTLLAYLRKDAGSDCPVNRLLNLVVADQSVPESEAAEVSALGVAVVRLDLVSEQSAPYYDPAALCDALVSLV, encoded by the coding sequence TTGTCTGAAGTCACCATAACGCGGGCCGTCCGCATGCCCGATCCGTTCCGGATCGAGCGCTTTCTGTCCAATCCGAAACTCGGGCCGAGGCTGCTGTTCTTCAGCGGCGGCTCGGCGCTCAACGGCGTCGCGCAGCGTCTGAAGCGCTACACTCACAATTCCATTCATCTCGTCACGCCGTTCGACAGCGGCGGCAGCTCGCAAGGGCTCCGGGTTGCCTTCGACATGCCGGCGATCGGCGACCTTCGCAGCCGGCTGATGGCGCTGGCCGATGAAACGGTGCTGGGCCATCCGGACGTCTTCCGCCTGTTCACCCACCGCTTTGCCAAATCCGCTCCCGGGACGGACCTTGCCGGTGAACTCGACGCGATGATTGCCGGGACCCATCCCCTGGTGGAAGCGATCGAAGTTCCCATGCGCACGCTGATCCAGAACCAGCTCGACCGATTCCGCGCCGCCTGCCCGGAGAGCTTCGATCTCAGGGGGGCAAGCATCGGCAACCTGATCTTGGCGGGCGGCTATCTCCATCAGAACCAGCAACTCGAACCGATCATCTTCCTGGTCTCGAAACTCGTCGGCGTCCAGGGCACCGTCCGTGCGGTAACGGACGACAATCTGCATCTTGGAGCGGTGCTGGAAAACGGAGAGACTGTCATCGGCCAGCATCTCCTCACCGGCAAGGAGCATCCGCCGCTCACCTCGCCGATCAGGGATCTCTTCCTGAACCTCGGCCTGAGAGGCCGGACGCCCGCCCGTTCGCAGATTCCGGAACGGAACCGCAAACTTATCAGTTCGGCAGACCTCATCTGCTATGCTCCGGGAAGCTTCCATACCAGCCTGGTTGCCAACCTGCTGGCCGACGGCGCCGGCCGGTCGATCGCCGCGCGCACGGTGCCGAAAGTCTATGTGCCCGCGATGGGCGCGGACCCGGAAGCCGGCGGCATGGATCTGCCCCACCGGGTGCGGACCCTGCTCGCCTATCTGCGCAAGGACGCCGGATCCGATTGTCCGGTGAACCGGTTGCTCAATCTGGTGGTCGCCGACCAAAGCGTTCCTGAAAGCGAGGCTGCCGAGGTCAGCGCGTTGGGTGTCGCCGTCGTGAGGCTGGATCTCGTTAGCGAGCAGTCCGCGCCCTATTACGATCCGGCGGCACTGTGCGATGCACTGGTTTCGCTGGTATGA
- the rbsD gene encoding D-ribose pyranase — MKRRPLLNRHLSKLVASLGHMDEIVVADAGLPVPANVGVIDLAVSPGIPGLFDVLDALANEMVVEQAIFADEASAELVTQIEVKLAHWAADAGKPIEHIRCSHEALKTRTARARAVIRTGEFTPFANVILVSGVPF; from the coding sequence ATGAAACGCAGGCCGCTTTTGAATCGCCACCTGAGCAAGCTCGTGGCATCGCTCGGGCATATGGACGAAATCGTTGTGGCCGACGCAGGCCTGCCGGTTCCCGCCAATGTCGGCGTCATCGACCTGGCGGTCTCCCCCGGCATTCCCGGACTTTTCGATGTTCTCGACGCCCTGGCCAACGAGATGGTCGTCGAGCAAGCCATCTTCGCCGACGAGGCTTCCGCTGAGCTCGTCACCCAGATCGAAGTGAAACTGGCGCACTGGGCGGCCGATGCGGGCAAACCGATCGAACATATCCGCTGTTCCCACGAGGCGTTGAAGACTAGAACCGCCCGCGCCCGCGCTGTCATCCGCACGGGCGAATTCACGCCGTTCGCGAATGTCATCCTGGTGTCCGGAGTGCCGTTCTAG
- a CDS encoding GIY-YIG nuclease family protein, with translation MAYFVYILASRMNGTLYVGVTNDLARRVEEHRQGIGSGFTRKNAVHRLVHAEGFDQIEDAIGMEKRLKKWRRAWKIQLIEKSNPDWHDLLTH, from the coding sequence ATGGCTTACTTCGTATATATTCTCGCAAGCCGGATGAATGGAACGCTGTACGTCGGCGTCACGAATGATCTGGCCCGCCGCGTGGAAGAGCACCGGCAGGGAATCGGCTCCGGCTTCACGAGGAAGAACGCTGTTCACAGGCTCGTCCATGCGGAAGGCTTCGATCAAATCGAGGACGCCATCGGCATGGAAAAGCGGCTCAAAAAGTGGCGGCGGGCGTGGAAGATACAGCTGATTGAAAAATCCAATCCGGATTGGCACGACCTGCTTACCCATTAA
- a CDS encoding LacI family DNA-binding transcriptional regulator, with product MPRTHGSVTIDDVARHVGVAKGTVSRVLNNYTDISEETRKRILKAVRDLGYQPSATARNLKRGRQDTLGIVIPVGHGSGADPFLSEFIDGIARALDELGLDLLVTTAHSREHMIETLKRLIARRKVDGFIVTRTGVNDPRIAYLTEQNFPFVAHGRTGDPSGYAWFDIDNEAAFADGVRHIYSLGHERIGLVGGTLELNFSLQRRNGYRQGLEALGVPHDPSLESLQALSEKGGFAGAEALLSLDNPPTALLCVTDALAIGAVQFCRKYGLKAGSDVTIIGYDGLPVGEYLDPPLTTFSQSAQEAGGRVARMLIDVLDGKEPTSLQALAKATLIRRASDGAPSMTPEALSRLLRNRLNQQPHSGK from the coding sequence ATGCCACGGACACACGGTTCCGTCACGATTGACGATGTGGCCCGCCATGTGGGCGTCGCCAAGGGCACCGTGTCGCGCGTCCTCAACAACTACACGGACATTTCCGAGGAGACCCGCAAGCGCATCCTGAAAGCCGTGAGGGACCTCGGCTACCAGCCGTCGGCGACGGCCCGCAATCTCAAGCGGGGCCGGCAGGACACGCTCGGCATCGTGATCCCCGTTGGCCATGGCAGCGGCGCGGATCCGTTTCTGTCGGAATTCATCGACGGCATTGCCCGCGCACTCGATGAGCTTGGGCTCGACCTGCTCGTGACGACCGCCCACTCGCGCGAACACATGATCGAAACGCTCAAGCGCCTGATCGCACGCCGCAAGGTGGACGGGTTCATCGTCACCCGCACCGGGGTCAACGATCCGCGCATTGCCTATCTCACCGAGCAGAACTTTCCGTTCGTCGCCCATGGCCGCACGGGAGACCCTTCCGGATATGCCTGGTTCGACATCGACAACGAAGCCGCCTTCGCCGACGGCGTCCGCCACATCTACAGTCTCGGTCACGAGCGGATCGGCCTTGTCGGCGGAACTCTTGAGCTGAATTTCTCGCTGCAGCGCCGGAACGGCTACCGGCAGGGACTGGAGGCGCTCGGCGTGCCTCACGACCCGAGCCTGGAAAGCCTCCAGGCCTTGAGCGAAAAGGGCGGCTTTGCCGGCGCCGAAGCATTGCTGTCCCTCGACAATCCGCCCACCGCTCTGCTGTGCGTCACCGATGCGCTGGCCATCGGCGCCGTCCAGTTCTGCCGGAAATACGGCCTGAAAGCGGGTTCGGACGTCACCATCATCGGGTATGACGGCCTGCCGGTGGGCGAGTATCTGGATCCGCCGCTGACCACGTTTTCCCAGAGCGCGCAGGAAGCGGGCGGGCGGGTCGCCCGCATGCTGATCGACGTTCTGGACGGCAAGGAACCCACAAGTTTGCAGGCGCTCGCAAAAGCGACCCTGATCCGGCGCGCCTCCGACGGAGCGCCGTCCATGACACCGGAGGCGCTGTCGAGGCTGCTCCGGAACCGGCTGAACCAGCAGCCACATTCTGGCAAATAG
- a CDS encoding ABC transporter substrate-binding protein yields MFGRTTFLTSTIAGMLAFGLSAAEADTLRFWTTEEQPERLAKQEEIAAAFKEKTGIDVSVIPVSESDLGTRATAAFAAGDLPDVIYHTVQYALPWAEAGILDTEAATEVFEKLGADTFAPGAVAMASVEDGIASVPVDGWTQMVVYRKDLFEENGLAAPDSYEDILAAVEKLHNPPEMFGFVAATKVDENFMSQVLEHVLLANGISPVDEEGFKPLDEKKTVEALEFYKAIAEASPPGDLYWKQSRELYFAGKAAMIIWSPFILDELAGLRDDAPPTITDDPTSSELASKTGVVTTLSGPSNPEGAAWADIRYFGITNDADTNAAMQFVEFSMDDEYLTTLSIAPEGKFPIRRGNSENPTAFVDGWAKLPVGVDRKAALTDVYDPETIKTVVSGLDTASRWGVKEGQLSLASKMINSQVINRLVREYIDGERDAAATVERLNDELAKIQ; encoded by the coding sequence ATGTTTGGGAGGACGACATTCCTGACTTCGACCATAGCGGGCATGCTCGCGTTTGGTCTGTCAGCGGCGGAGGCCGACACGCTGCGCTTCTGGACGACGGAAGAGCAGCCGGAACGGCTGGCCAAGCAGGAGGAAATAGCCGCCGCATTCAAGGAAAAGACCGGCATCGACGTGAGCGTTATTCCGGTGAGCGAAAGCGATCTCGGCACGCGGGCAACCGCGGCATTTGCCGCGGGCGATCTGCCGGATGTGATCTATCACACCGTGCAGTATGCGCTGCCCTGGGCGGAAGCCGGTATCCTGGATACCGAAGCGGCGACGGAGGTATTTGAAAAGCTCGGCGCCGACACATTCGCCCCGGGCGCCGTTGCCATGGCCTCCGTCGAGGACGGCATTGCGTCCGTTCCGGTGGATGGCTGGACGCAGATGGTCGTCTACCGCAAGGACCTTTTCGAAGAGAACGGCCTTGCCGCACCGGACAGCTACGAAGACATACTGGCAGCGGTTGAAAAGCTGCACAATCCGCCGGAAATGTTCGGGTTCGTCGCGGCCACCAAGGTCGACGAGAACTTCATGAGCCAGGTGCTGGAGCATGTATTGCTCGCCAACGGGATCTCCCCGGTCGACGAGGAGGGCTTCAAGCCGCTGGACGAAAAGAAGACCGTCGAGGCGCTGGAGTTCTACAAGGCCATAGCCGAGGCATCACCTCCGGGGGATCTCTACTGGAAGCAGTCGCGTGAACTCTATTTTGCCGGCAAGGCGGCGATGATCATCTGGTCGCCGTTTATCCTGGATGAACTGGCAGGCCTGCGCGATGATGCGCCGCCGACCATCACCGACGACCCGACATCCTCGGAACTGGCCTCCAAAACCGGCGTCGTCACGACCTTGAGCGGCCCGTCAAATCCGGAGGGCGCAGCCTGGGCCGATATTCGCTATTTCGGCATCACCAACGATGCGGACACGAATGCGGCCATGCAGTTCGTCGAGTTCTCCATGGACGACGAATATCTGACGACCCTGTCGATCGCTCCTGAAGGCAAGTTCCCGATCCGCCGCGGCAACTCCGAAAACCCGACCGCCTTCGTCGACGGCTGGGCCAAATTGCCGGTCGGTGTAGACCGCAAGGCAGCCCTGACCGACGTCTATGATCCGGAGACGATCAAGACCGTGGTGTCCGGTCTCGACACGGCCAGCCGCTGGGGCGTCAAGGAAGGTCAGCTTTCGCTTGCGTCCAAGATGATCAACAGCCAGGTGATCAACCGCCTCGTGCGCGAATATATCGATGGCGAGCGCGATGCGGCCGCAACGGTCGAGCGGCTCAACGATGAACTGGCCAAGATCCAGTAA
- a CDS encoding carbohydrate ABC transporter permease has translation MSTKTPAEASSGPPKGIGPMQRREMWLAYLMLLPTFAIILVIVAGPLLANFWISVKPVQLGDLRPPAVLVNERVRGNPEAAGDSATLEYRLRNSSQDEEIRDVVLRDAVPEGFNVTGLPDGCGLEDNRLTCMLGTVEPGWRDRLRLEGTVSNAFLATDDPEEISVAVVTGDADNVLTSFEFTFENFSRIFSAREFWSVLRVTFYYTIFGTGGAVVLGLFAAQLLNTAFAGRGFLRGLFLFPYVSPVIAVAFTWVVLFDPFSGTLNALLTKMGVITDPINFFGQRAIGFSLFGIPFEFPLALSTVIAFEAWRYFPLSFLFILARMQSINTDMYEAAEMDGATPLQQFWYLSLPQLMGILSVLFLLRFIWTFNKFDDIFLLTGGNAGTRTLTVDVYEQGFALANLGAGAAVAVVVFVVLVTFATLFIHFAPKEEGL, from the coding sequence ATGAGCACAAAGACCCCAGCAGAAGCTTCTTCAGGTCCGCCCAAGGGCATCGGGCCGATGCAGCGCCGTGAGATGTGGCTGGCGTATCTGATGCTGTTGCCGACCTTCGCCATCATTCTGGTGATCGTTGCAGGTCCGCTGCTGGCCAATTTCTGGATCAGCGTCAAGCCGGTTCAACTCGGCGACCTGCGCCCGCCTGCCGTGCTGGTGAACGAACGGGTGCGCGGCAACCCGGAGGCTGCGGGCGACAGCGCAACGCTGGAATATCGGCTGCGCAATTCGTCCCAGGACGAGGAAATCCGCGATGTCGTGCTGAGGGACGCAGTGCCGGAAGGCTTCAATGTTACCGGCCTGCCGGACGGCTGCGGCCTTGAGGACAACCGTCTGACTTGCATGCTCGGGACGGTCGAGCCCGGCTGGCGCGACCGGTTGCGGCTCGAGGGCACCGTCTCCAATGCGTTCCTTGCAACCGACGACCCGGAAGAGATAAGCGTCGCCGTCGTCACGGGCGATGCCGACAACGTGCTCACCAGTTTCGAATTCACGTTCGAGAATTTCTCCAGGATCTTCAGCGCGCGTGAATTCTGGTCCGTGCTGCGGGTCACCTTCTATTACACGATCTTCGGAACGGGCGGGGCTGTCGTGCTCGGGCTGTTTGCCGCCCAGCTTCTCAACACCGCCTTTGCCGGTCGCGGTTTCCTGCGCGGCCTGTTTCTGTTTCCCTACGTTTCTCCGGTGATTGCCGTGGCTTTCACCTGGGTGGTGCTGTTCGATCCGTTCTCCGGAACGCTGAACGCGCTCCTCACGAAGATGGGTGTGATCACCGATCCGATCAATTTCTTCGGCCAGCGGGCCATAGGCTTTTCGCTCTTCGGCATTCCCTTCGAATTCCCGCTGGCCCTGTCGACAGTGATCGCTTTCGAGGCCTGGCGCTATTTCCCACTGTCCTTCCTGTTCATTCTGGCGCGCATGCAGTCGATCAACACCGACATGTACGAGGCGGCCGAAATGGACGGCGCAACGCCCTTGCAGCAATTCTGGTATCTGTCCCTGCCGCAACTGATGGGCATTCTTTCGGTGCTGTTCCTGCTGCGGTTCATCTGGACCTTCAACAAGTTCGACGACATCTTCCTCCTGACCGGCGGCAATGCGGGCACGCGCACGCTGACCGTGGATGTCTATGAGCAGGGCTTCGCGCTTGCCAATCTCGGTGCCGGCGCCGCCGTGGCGGTGGTCGTCTTCGTCGTCCTCGTCACCTTCGCCACCCTGTTCATTCACTTCGCGCCGAAGGAGGAGGGGTTATGA